One region of Etheostoma cragini isolate CJK2018 chromosome 16, CSU_Ecrag_1.0, whole genome shotgun sequence genomic DNA includes:
- the crkl gene encoding crk-like protein isoform X1, producing the protein MFVCQMSTARFDSADRSAWYFGPVSRQEAQNRLQGQRHGMFLVRDSSTCPGDYVLSVSENSKVSHYIINSLPSKRFKIGDQEFEHLPALLEFYKIHYLDTTTLIEPAPRYPSTVSGPIQPVGGPEENLEYVRTLYDFTGSDAEDLPFKKGEILIILEKPEEQWWSAKNKEGRVGMIPVPYVEKLVRPSPHPGQPSYGSRNSNSYGIPEPSHALVHAYAQPQTPSPLPPGTPGAVIAPLPSLQNGPAMAKAIQKRVPCAYDKTALALEVGDIVKVLRMNISGQWEGEVNGRRGLFPFTHVKIIDPQNPDESD; encoded by the exons ATGTTTGTCTGTC AAATGTCAACTGCTCGGTTTGATTCAGCTGATCGGTCCGCCTGGTATTTTGGACCCGTGTCACGACAAGAGGCACAGAATAGGTTACAAGGACAGAGACATGGCATGTTTCTTGTTCGAGACTCTTCGACCTGCCCTGGCGACTACGTGCTGTCAGTATCTGAAAACTCCAAAGTATCTCACTATATCATCAACTCTTTGCCCAGCAAGAGGTTTAAGATAGGTGACCAAGAGTTTGAGCACCTCCCTGCTCTCCTGGAGTTCTACAAAATCCACTACCTGGACACGACCACGCTGATAGAGCCAGCCCCCAG GTATCCAAGCACAGTGAGCGGTCCCATCCAGCCTGTTGGTGGCCCAGAGGAGAACTTGGAGTATGTGCGGACTCTATATGACTTCACTGGCAGCGATGCAGAAGACCTTCCCTTCAAGAAGGGGGAGATCCTTATTATCCTGGAGAAGCCTGAGGAGCAGTGGTGGAGTGCCAAGAATAAAGAGGGACGTGTTGGGATGATCCCTGTGCCCTATGTGGAAAAATTGGTACGACCATCACCTCATCCTGGCCAGCCTTCCTATGGATCTCGCAACTCCAACAGCTATGGGATCCCTGAGCCCTCCCACGCCCTTGTCCACGCCTATGCCCAGCCCCAGACACCATCGCCATTACCCCCTGGCACACCTGGAGCAGTTATCGCCCCTCTACCGTCCCTGCAGAACGGCCCTGCCATGGCAAAGGCCATCCAGAAACGAGTGCCATGTGCCTATGATAAAACAGCTCTTGCTTTAGAG GTTGGTGACATCGTCAAGGTTCTACGGATGAACATCAGCGGTCAGTGGGAGGGCGAGGTGAATGGACGCAGGGGTCTCTTTCCATTCACCCATGTCAAAATCATAGACCCCCAGAATCCAGATGAGAGTGACTGA
- the crkl gene encoding crk-like protein isoform X2 produces MSTARFDSADRSAWYFGPVSRQEAQNRLQGQRHGMFLVRDSSTCPGDYVLSVSENSKVSHYIINSLPSKRFKIGDQEFEHLPALLEFYKIHYLDTTTLIEPAPRYPSTVSGPIQPVGGPEENLEYVRTLYDFTGSDAEDLPFKKGEILIILEKPEEQWWSAKNKEGRVGMIPVPYVEKLVRPSPHPGQPSYGSRNSNSYGIPEPSHALVHAYAQPQTPSPLPPGTPGAVIAPLPSLQNGPAMAKAIQKRVPCAYDKTALALEVGDIVKVLRMNISGQWEGEVNGRRGLFPFTHVKIIDPQNPDESD; encoded by the exons ATGTCAACTGCTCGGTTTGATTCAGCTGATCGGTCCGCCTGGTATTTTGGACCCGTGTCACGACAAGAGGCACAGAATAGGTTACAAGGACAGAGACATGGCATGTTTCTTGTTCGAGACTCTTCGACCTGCCCTGGCGACTACGTGCTGTCAGTATCTGAAAACTCCAAAGTATCTCACTATATCATCAACTCTTTGCCCAGCAAGAGGTTTAAGATAGGTGACCAAGAGTTTGAGCACCTCCCTGCTCTCCTGGAGTTCTACAAAATCCACTACCTGGACACGACCACGCTGATAGAGCCAGCCCCCAG GTATCCAAGCACAGTGAGCGGTCCCATCCAGCCTGTTGGTGGCCCAGAGGAGAACTTGGAGTATGTGCGGACTCTATATGACTTCACTGGCAGCGATGCAGAAGACCTTCCCTTCAAGAAGGGGGAGATCCTTATTATCCTGGAGAAGCCTGAGGAGCAGTGGTGGAGTGCCAAGAATAAAGAGGGACGTGTTGGGATGATCCCTGTGCCCTATGTGGAAAAATTGGTACGACCATCACCTCATCCTGGCCAGCCTTCCTATGGATCTCGCAACTCCAACAGCTATGGGATCCCTGAGCCCTCCCACGCCCTTGTCCACGCCTATGCCCAGCCCCAGACACCATCGCCATTACCCCCTGGCACACCTGGAGCAGTTATCGCCCCTCTACCGTCCCTGCAGAACGGCCCTGCCATGGCAAAGGCCATCCAGAAACGAGTGCCATGTGCCTATGATAAAACAGCTCTTGCTTTAGAG GTTGGTGACATCGTCAAGGTTCTACGGATGAACATCAGCGGTCAGTGGGAGGGCGAGGTGAATGGACGCAGGGGTCTCTTTCCATTCACCCATGTCAAAATCATAGACCCCCAGAATCCAGATGAGAGTGACTGA